A section of the Mycolicibacterium anyangense genome encodes:
- the thrS gene encoding threonine--tRNA ligase — MSAPATTAPAAPIRVPAGTTAGAAVRDAGLPSRGEADAIVVVRDADGKLRDLSWAPDADAEVVPVAANTDDGRSVIRHSAAHVLAQAVQELFPQAKLGIGPPITDGFYYDFDVPEAFTPEDLEKLEKRMRAIVKEGQLFARRVYESKDEARRELAAEPYKLELVDDKSGDADIMEVGGDELTAYDNLNPRTRERVWGDLCRGPHIPTTRYIPAFKLTRSSAAYWRGDQNNASLQRIYGTAWESQEALDAYLELLEEAQRRDHRKLGVELDLFSFPDELGSGLPVFHPKGGIVRRELEEYSRRKHIEAGYEFVNTPHITKEQLYITSGHLEWYADGMFPPMHIDAEFDENGALRKPGQDYYLKPMNCPMHHLIFRSRGRSYRELPLRLFEFGTVYRYEKSGVIHGLTRVRGMTQDDSHIYCTREQMRDELSSLLRFVLDLLADYGLSDFYLELSTKDPNKYVGSDEVWEEATDTLREVAEASGLELVPDPGGAAFYGPKISVQVRDALGRSWQMSTIQLDFNMPERFELEYTAQDGSRRRPVLIHRALFGSIERFFGILTEHYAGAFPAWLAPLQVMGIPVSDDHVPYLQDLAAELRSHGVRVDVDSSDDRMAKKIVNHTNQRVPFMLLAGDRDVEAGAVSFRFGDRTQINGVPRAQAVAAIVKWIAERENAVPTAELVKVDGD, encoded by the coding sequence ATGAGCGCCCCCGCGACGACCGCCCCAGCAGCCCCGATCCGGGTTCCTGCCGGGACTACCGCGGGTGCGGCTGTCCGCGATGCCGGCCTGCCCAGCCGCGGCGAGGCCGACGCCATCGTGGTGGTGCGCGACGCCGACGGGAAGCTCCGCGATCTGAGCTGGGCGCCGGACGCCGACGCCGAGGTGGTCCCGGTCGCCGCGAACACCGACGACGGCCGCAGCGTCATCCGGCACTCCGCCGCCCACGTCCTGGCGCAGGCGGTCCAGGAACTCTTCCCGCAAGCCAAACTGGGCATCGGCCCGCCCATCACCGACGGCTTCTACTACGACTTCGACGTTCCGGAGGCATTCACCCCGGAGGATCTCGAGAAGCTCGAAAAGCGGATGCGCGCCATCGTCAAGGAAGGCCAGCTGTTCGCCCGCCGGGTCTACGAATCCAAGGACGAGGCCAGGCGCGAACTCGCCGCCGAGCCCTACAAACTCGAACTGGTCGACGACAAATCCGGTGACGCCGACATCATGGAAGTCGGCGGCGACGAGCTGACGGCCTACGACAACCTCAATCCCCGCACCCGCGAACGGGTCTGGGGCGATCTGTGCCGCGGGCCGCACATCCCCACCACCAGGTACATCCCCGCGTTCAAGCTCACCCGCAGCTCGGCGGCGTACTGGCGCGGCGACCAGAACAACGCCAGCCTGCAGCGCATCTACGGGACGGCCTGGGAGTCCCAGGAGGCTCTGGACGCCTACCTGGAGCTGCTGGAAGAGGCTCAGCGTCGAGACCACCGCAAGCTCGGCGTGGAACTGGACCTGTTCAGCTTCCCCGACGAACTCGGTTCGGGCCTGCCGGTGTTCCACCCGAAGGGCGGCATTGTGCGCCGCGAGCTGGAGGAGTACTCCCGGCGCAAGCACATCGAGGCCGGTTACGAGTTCGTCAACACCCCGCACATCACCAAGGAACAGCTCTACATCACCTCGGGGCACCTGGAGTGGTACGCCGACGGCATGTTCCCCCCGATGCACATCGACGCGGAGTTCGACGAGAACGGTGCGCTGCGCAAGCCCGGGCAGGACTACTACCTCAAGCCGATGAACTGCCCGATGCACCACCTGATCTTCCGGTCGCGTGGGCGTTCCTACCGGGAGCTTCCGTTGCGGCTCTTCGAGTTCGGCACGGTCTACCGGTACGAGAAGTCCGGTGTGATCCACGGTCTGACCCGGGTGCGCGGGATGACACAGGACGACTCGCACATCTACTGCACGCGCGAGCAGATGCGCGACGAGCTGTCCTCGCTGCTGCGGTTCGTGCTCGACCTGCTGGCCGACTACGGCCTTTCCGACTTCTATCTCGAACTCTCGACCAAGGACCCCAACAAGTACGTGGGCTCCGACGAGGTGTGGGAGGAAGCCACCGACACGCTGCGCGAGGTCGCCGAAGCCTCTGGGCTGGAACTGGTTCCGGATCCGGGCGGCGCGGCCTTCTATGGCCCGAAGATCTCGGTGCAGGTGCGTGACGCGCTCGGGCGCAGCTGGCAGATGTCGACGATCCAGCTGGATTTCAACATGCCCGAACGATTCGAGCTGGAGTACACCGCCCAGGATGGGTCGCGTCGGCGCCCCGTTTTGATCCACCGCGCGCTGTTCGGATCCATCGAGCGATTTTTCGGCATCCTCACCGAGCACTACGCGGGCGCCTTCCCGGCCTGGCTGGCTCCGCTTCAGGTGATGGGTATTCCCGTCTCCGATGATCACGTGCCCTATCTCCAGGACCTCGCCGCCGAACTGCGTTCGCACGGTGTGCGGGTCGACGTCGACTCCAGTGACGACCGGATGGCCAAGAAGATCGTCAACCACACCAACCAGCGGGTGCCGTTCATGCTGCTGGCCGGTGATCGTGACGTGGAGGCGGGCGCGGTGAGTTTCCGGTTCGGTGACCGCACCCAGATCAACGGGGTGCCGCGGGCGCAGGCGGTGGCCGCCATTGTGAAGTGGATCGCCGAACGGGAAAATGCCGTTCCCACAGCCGAATTGGTGAAGGTCGACGGTGACTGA
- a CDS encoding HIT family protein, translated as MTDDREAITDRGVGEPDRLQRLWTPHRMSYIVEVPAQKTSAEPAQPFTHIPTLSDEDGLVVARGEQVYAVLNLYPYNPGHLMVVPYRRISELEDLTAEESAELMAFTQKAIRVIKAVSSPDGFNVGLNLGKSAGGSLAEHLHMHVVPRWSGDANFITIVGETKVIPQLLRDTRALLATEWTNQP; from the coding sequence GTGACTGACGACCGCGAGGCCATCACCGATCGGGGGGTGGGGGAGCCGGACCGCCTGCAGCGGTTGTGGACCCCGCATCGGATGAGTTACATCGTCGAGGTCCCCGCCCAGAAGACGTCCGCGGAGCCCGCGCAGCCGTTCACCCACATCCCGACGCTGTCCGACGAGGACGGCCTGGTGGTGGCGCGCGGTGAACAGGTCTACGCGGTGCTCAACCTCTACCCGTACAACCCGGGGCATCTCATGGTGGTGCCCTACCGGCGGATCTCGGAACTGGAAGACCTCACCGCCGAGGAGAGCGCCGAGCTGATGGCGTTCACCCAGAAGGCAATTCGCGTCATCAAGGCCGTCTCCAGCCCGGACGGCTTCAACGTCGGCCTCAACCTCGGCAAGTCGGCAGGCGGCTCGTTGGCCGAACACCTGCACATGCATGTGGTCCCGCGCTGGTCGGGCGACGCCAACTTCATCACGATCGTGGGTGAGACCAAAGTCATCCCGCAGCTGCTGCGCGACACCCGGGCATTGCTCGCCACCGAGTGGACCAACCAGCCGTGA
- the pgsA gene encoding phosphatidylinositol phosphate synthase produces the protein MSDFYLMTRAAYTKISTPVAKAALTIGLTPDIVTIIGTAGSVLAALILFPIGVLWWGAVAVFFFVLADMLDGAMARQRGGGTRFGAVLDATCDRISDGAVFCGLLWWAAFGLHSSSLVVATLICLVTSQVISYIKARAEASGLDGGGGLIERPERLVIVLAGAGLSDLPFFPMPILLHIAMWLLAVASLVTVGQRVHSVRSSPGAMDKIEPAAETGSAEQ, from the coding sequence GTGAGCGATTTCTATTTGATGACTCGCGCGGCGTACACCAAGATCAGTACGCCGGTGGCCAAGGCGGCGCTCACGATCGGGCTCACCCCCGACATCGTCACCATCATCGGGACCGCCGGCTCGGTGCTGGCGGCGCTGATCCTGTTCCCGATCGGGGTGCTGTGGTGGGGCGCGGTGGCCGTGTTCTTCTTCGTGCTCGCCGACATGCTCGACGGGGCGATGGCCCGCCAACGTGGCGGTGGCACCCGGTTCGGAGCGGTGCTCGACGCTACCTGCGACCGGATCAGCGACGGCGCGGTGTTCTGCGGCCTGCTGTGGTGGGCGGCGTTCGGTCTGCACAGTTCGTCTCTGGTGGTCGCGACGCTGATCTGCCTGGTCACCTCGCAGGTGATCTCCTATATCAAGGCCCGCGCCGAGGCCAGCGGCCTCGACGGTGGCGGTGGCCTGATCGAACGGCCCGAACGCCTGGTGATCGTGCTGGCCGGTGCTGGCCTGTCGGACTTGCCGTTCTTCCCGATGCCGATCCTGCTGCACATCGCCATGTGGCTGCTGGCGGTGGCCAGCCTGGTCACCGTCGGTCAGCGGGTTCATTCGGTGCGTAGTTCGCCCGGGGCGATGGACAAGATCGAGCCCGCTGCCGAGACGGGGAGTGCCGAGCAGTGA
- a CDS encoding phosphatidylinositol mannoside acyltransferase, with protein MLRAPLNRLPSGDNLADWGYAAGWRVVRTMPEFLARNAFDAGARYAALGGGPEQLRKNLARVIGTTPADVPDSLIRASLASYARYWREAFRLPTMDLEALALRLDELVIGAEHVDAGYAAGRGVILALPHSGNWDMAGVWLVHHSGTFTTVAERLKPESLYRRFLDYRESLGFEVLPLTGGERPPMEVLAERLEANRAVCLMAERDLTRSGVQVDLLGEPTRMPGGPAKLAVQTGAVLLPAHVYYQGPDCVVQIGPALDCSSGDVGVITQLLADEFGKNIAAHPEDWHMLQPQWLADLSAQRRARIQGDGPS; from the coding sequence CTGCTCAGGGCGCCGCTCAACCGGCTGCCGTCCGGCGACAACCTCGCGGACTGGGGATACGCCGCAGGCTGGCGGGTGGTGCGCACCATGCCGGAATTCCTCGCCCGCAATGCTTTTGACGCCGGCGCCCGCTACGCCGCCCTGGGCGGTGGGCCCGAGCAGTTGCGCAAGAACCTGGCTCGGGTCATCGGGACCACGCCTGCCGACGTGCCGGACTCGCTGATCCGCGCTTCGCTGGCCTCGTATGCCCGGTATTGGCGGGAGGCGTTCCGGCTGCCGACGATGGATCTGGAAGCGCTGGCGCTGCGGCTCGACGAGCTGGTGATCGGTGCCGAGCATGTCGACGCCGGCTATGCGGCGGGCCGGGGCGTCATCCTGGCCCTGCCGCACAGCGGCAACTGGGATATGGCCGGGGTCTGGCTGGTACACCACAGCGGAACGTTCACCACCGTGGCCGAGCGGCTCAAGCCGGAGTCTCTCTACCGCCGCTTCCTGGACTACCGGGAGAGTCTGGGTTTCGAGGTGCTGCCGCTCACCGGCGGCGAGCGCCCGCCGATGGAGGTCCTGGCCGAACGGCTGGAAGCCAACCGCGCGGTGTGCCTGATGGCCGAGCGTGATCTCACCCGGTCCGGTGTTCAGGTGGATCTCCTGGGCGAGCCGACTCGGATGCCGGGCGGTCCCGCCAAGCTCGCCGTCCAAACCGGTGCCGTGCTGCTCCCCGCGCACGTCTACTACCAGGGCCCGGACTGTGTCGTCCAGATCGGGCCGGCCCTGGACTGCTCGAGCGGGGACGTCGGCGTCATCACCCAGCTGCTTGCCGACGAGTTCGGCAAGAACATCGCCGCCCACCCCGAGGACTGGCACATGCTGCAGCCGCAGTGGCTGGCCGATCTGTCGGCGCAGCGGCGGGCCCGAATACAGGGAGACGGGCCGAGCTGA
- a CDS encoding glycosyltransferase family 4 protein, with the protein MRIGMVCPYSFDVPGGVQSHVLQLAEVMRERGHDVSVLAPASADVDLPDYVVSGGKAVPIPYNGSVARLRFGPATHRKVKKWLAQGEFDVLHLHEPNAPSLSMLALQAAEGPIVATFHTSTTKSLTLSVFQGILRPSHEKIVGRIAVSDLARRWQMEALGSDAVEIPNGVDVASFADAPLLEGYPRAGKTVLFLGRYDEPRKGMAVLLGALPALVDRFEDLEVLIVGRGDEDELRDKAGDLAGHLRFLGLVDDTTKASAMRSADVYCAPNTGGESFGIVLVEAMAAGTAVVASDLDAFRRVLVDGEAGRLAAVEDCDALAEGLIAVLEDDALQAGYVEAAKVAVRRYDWSVVADQIMRVYETVAGAGIKVQVAS; encoded by the coding sequence ATGCGCATCGGCATGGTCTGCCCGTACTCGTTCGACGTTCCCGGCGGGGTGCAGTCGCACGTGTTGCAGCTTGCCGAGGTGATGCGCGAGCGCGGGCACGACGTCAGCGTGCTGGCGCCGGCGTCGGCTGACGTCGACCTGCCCGACTACGTGGTTTCCGGTGGCAAGGCCGTCCCGATCCCGTACAACGGCTCGGTGGCCCGGCTACGGTTTGGACCGGCTACCCACCGCAAGGTCAAGAAGTGGCTGGCCCAGGGTGAGTTCGATGTGTTGCACCTGCATGAGCCCAACGCGCCCAGCCTGTCGATGCTGGCCCTGCAGGCCGCCGAAGGCCCGATCGTCGCGACCTTTCACACCTCCACGACAAAGTCGTTGACGCTCAGCGTCTTTCAGGGAATTCTGCGGCCTTCGCACGAGAAGATCGTCGGCCGTATCGCGGTGTCGGACTTGGCCCGGCGCTGGCAAATGGAGGCGCTCGGCTCCGATGCCGTCGAGATTCCCAACGGCGTGGACGTGGCGTCGTTCGCGGACGCGCCATTGCTCGAGGGCTATCCCAGGGCCGGCAAGACGGTGTTGTTCCTCGGCCGCTACGACGAGCCGCGCAAGGGCATGGCGGTGCTCCTGGGCGCATTGCCGGCCCTGGTCGATCGCTTCGAGGACCTCGAGGTGCTCATCGTCGGCCGCGGCGACGAGGACGAGCTTCGGGACAAGGCCGGCGATCTGGCCGGACATCTGCGCTTCCTCGGCCTGGTCGACGACACGACCAAGGCTTCGGCGATGCGCAGCGCCGACGTCTACTGCGCCCCGAACACGGGCGGGGAGAGCTTCGGCATCGTTCTGGTCGAGGCGATGGCTGCGGGTACGGCGGTGGTGGCCAGCGACCTCGACGCCTTCCGTCGGGTCCTGGTCGACGGCGAGGCGGGCCGGCTGGCCGCCGTCGAGGATTGCGACGCGCTGGCCGAGGGACTGATCGCCGTCCTCGAGGACGACGCGCTGCAGGCCGGTTACGTCGAGGCGGCCAAGGTGGCGGTGCGGCGCTACGACTGGTCGGTGGTGGCCGATCAGATCATGCGGGTCTACGAGACGGTGGCGGGGGCGGGCATCAAAGTGCAGGTGGCTAGCTGA
- a CDS encoding NUDIX hydrolase, with product MAGPLYWSLTAVLVLVLVLSAAWAYQTANRLDRLHVRYDLSWQALDAALGRRAVVARAIAADAYRGRPEGRRLAALADAAERTPRTSREAAENELSTALAMVDPSAIPVALVAELADAEARVLLARRFHNDAVRDTLALRERRPVRWLRLGGTAALPSYFEIAERAGQSAPAAADSSSVDQRTSARVVLLDDEGAVLLFCGSDPAITDGTAPRWWFTVGGEANQGERLVDAAVREIAEETGLRVDPAAMVGPVWRRDTVIDFNNTVVASQEFYFVHRTRRFEPVVTGRTELELRYIHGHRWCDTATIEELAAGGETVYPLQLGELLAEANAMADAGAGHRELQPIR from the coding sequence ATGGCGGGGCCGCTGTATTGGTCGCTGACTGCGGTTCTGGTACTGGTCCTGGTGCTCAGTGCCGCATGGGCCTACCAGACGGCCAATCGGTTGGACCGGCTGCACGTCCGCTACGACCTGTCCTGGCAGGCTCTCGACGCAGCCCTGGGGCGACGTGCGGTGGTGGCGCGCGCTATTGCCGCCGATGCCTACCGCGGTCGCCCTGAAGGTAGGCGACTGGCGGCACTGGCCGATGCGGCCGAACGCACACCGCGGACATCCCGCGAAGCCGCCGAGAACGAGCTGTCCACCGCGCTGGCGATGGTCGACCCGTCGGCCATTCCGGTGGCCCTCGTCGCCGAGCTGGCCGACGCAGAAGCCCGGGTACTGCTGGCCAGACGATTCCACAACGACGCGGTTCGGGACACCCTGGCGCTGCGGGAGCGACGTCCGGTGCGATGGCTGCGCCTGGGTGGGACCGCTGCGCTGCCGAGCTATTTCGAGATCGCTGAGCGGGCGGGTCAGAGCGCCCCCGCGGCCGCTGACAGCAGTTCGGTGGACCAGCGCACCTCCGCTCGGGTGGTGCTGCTCGACGACGAGGGTGCGGTGCTGTTGTTCTGCGGCTCGGACCCGGCCATCACCGACGGCACCGCGCCGCGATGGTGGTTCACCGTCGGCGGTGAGGCGAACCAGGGGGAGCGGCTGGTCGATGCTGCCGTCCGCGAGATCGCCGAGGAGACCGGGTTGCGTGTCGACCCGGCGGCGATGGTGGGCCCGGTCTGGCGGCGCGACACCGTCATCGATTTCAACAACACCGTCGTCGCGAGCCAGGAGTTCTACTTCGTGCACCGCACCCGCCGGTTCGAACCGGTCGTCACCGGCCGCACCGAACTGGAACTGCGCTACATCCACGGCCACCGGTGGTGCGATACCGCCACGATCGAAGAGCTGGCCGCCGGCGGTGAAACCGTATACCCGCTACAGCTCGGTGAACTGCTCGCCGAGGCCAACGCGATGGCCGACGCCGGGGCCGGGCACCGCGAGCTGCAACCGATCCGCTGA
- the pdxS gene encoding pyridoxal 5'-phosphate synthase lyase subunit PdxS, translating into METAAGRNGSGSHAQTGTARVKRGMAEMLKGGVIMDVVTPEQARIAEGAGAVAVMALERVPADIRAQGGVSRMSDPDMIDGIISAVTIPVMAKARIGHFVEAQILQSLGVDYIDESEVLTPADYTNHIDKWKFTVPFVCGATNLGEALRRITEGAAMIRSKGEAGTGDVSNATTHMRKIGGEIRRLTSLSEDELYVAAKELQAPYDLVVEVARAGKLPVTLFTAGGIATPADAAMMMQLGAEGVFVGSGIFKSGNPAERAAAIVKATTFYDDPDVLAKVSRGLGEAMVGINVEDIAQPHRLAERGW; encoded by the coding sequence GTGGAAACCGCAGCTGGACGCAACGGCTCGGGTAGCCACGCGCAGACCGGTACGGCCCGGGTGAAGCGCGGGATGGCCGAGATGCTCAAGGGCGGCGTCATCATGGACGTCGTCACCCCCGAACAGGCGCGTATCGCTGAAGGCGCCGGCGCGGTCGCGGTGATGGCACTCGAGCGCGTCCCCGCCGACATCCGCGCCCAGGGCGGCGTGTCCCGGATGAGCGACCCGGACATGATCGACGGCATCATCTCCGCGGTCACCATCCCGGTGATGGCCAAGGCCCGGATCGGGCATTTCGTGGAGGCGCAGATCCTGCAGAGCCTCGGCGTCGACTACATCGACGAGTCCGAGGTGCTGACCCCGGCCGACTACACCAACCACATCGACAAGTGGAAGTTCACCGTGCCGTTCGTGTGCGGTGCGACCAATCTGGGCGAGGCGCTGCGCCGCATCACCGAAGGCGCGGCGATGATCCGCTCCAAGGGCGAGGCTGGCACCGGCGACGTATCCAACGCCACCACCCACATGCGCAAGATCGGCGGCGAGATCCGCCGGCTCACCTCGCTGTCCGAGGACGAGCTCTACGTCGCTGCCAAGGAGCTGCAGGCCCCCTATGACCTCGTCGTCGAGGTGGCTCGGGCCGGCAAGCTGCCGGTGACCCTCTTCACCGCGGGCGGTATCGCCACTCCGGCCGACGCGGCAATGATGATGCAGCTCGGCGCCGAGGGTGTCTTCGTCGGCTCCGGCATCTTCAAGTCCGGCAACCCGGCTGAGCGTGCGGCTGCCATCGTGAAGGCGACCACGTTCTACGACGACCCCGACGTACTGGCGAAGGTATCGCGTGGTCTGGGTGAGGCCATGGTGGGCATCAACGTGGAGGACATCGCTCAGCCGCACCGGCTCGCCGAACGCGGCTGGTAG
- the tesB gene encoding acyl-CoA thioesterase II, protein MAIEEILDLEQLEINIYRGGVFSPESGFLQRTFGGHVAGQSLVSAVRTVEPKFQVHSLHGYFLRPGDATKPTVYIVERLRDGGSFVTRRVNAVQHGETIFSMSASFQTDQSGIEHQDAMPEAPPPDDLPGFRSRGEVFDDASFAQFAEWDVRVVPRDEVTVVPGKASQQQVWFRHRDPLPDDHVLHICALAYMSDLTLLGSAQVHHVEDRKHLNVASLDHAMWFMRPFRADEWLLYDQSSPSACGGRALTHGRIFNQYGEMVAAVMQEGLTRYQRGYRDGQ, encoded by the coding sequence GTGGCAATCGAGGAGATCCTGGATCTCGAACAGCTCGAGATCAACATCTACCGAGGTGGGGTGTTCAGCCCCGAATCCGGTTTCCTGCAGCGCACTTTCGGTGGACACGTGGCCGGGCAGTCACTGGTGTCGGCGGTCCGCACCGTCGAGCCGAAGTTCCAGGTGCATTCGCTACACGGATACTTCCTGCGGCCCGGTGATGCCACCAAGCCGACGGTGTACATCGTCGAACGACTGCGCGACGGGGGCTCGTTCGTCACTCGCCGGGTCAACGCCGTCCAGCACGGCGAGACCATCTTCTCCATGTCGGCGTCGTTCCAGACCGACCAGAGCGGTATCGAGCATCAGGACGCGATGCCCGAGGCGCCGCCGCCCGACGACCTGCCCGGCTTCCGCAGCCGCGGTGAAGTGTTCGACGACGCCAGTTTTGCGCAGTTCGCGGAGTGGGATGTCCGCGTCGTGCCGCGTGACGAGGTCACGGTCGTTCCCGGTAAGGCATCCCAGCAGCAAGTGTGGTTCCGGCACCGGGACCCGTTGCCTGACGATCATGTGCTGCACATCTGCGCGCTGGCCTACATGAGTGACCTGACGCTACTGGGCTCGGCGCAGGTTCATCATGTCGAGGATCGCAAGCACCTCAACGTGGCCTCGCTGGATCACGCCATGTGGTTCATGCGGCCGTTCCGGGCCGACGAGTGGTTGCTCTACGACCAGTCCTCGCCGTCTGCGTGCGGCGGACGCGCGCTGACCCACGGTCGGATCTTCAACCAGTACGGGGAGATGGTGGCCGCCGTCATGCAGGAGGGCCTCACCCGCTACCAGCGGGGATACCGGGACGGGCAATGA
- the pdxT gene encoding pyridoxal 5'-phosphate synthase glutaminase subunit PdxT, with translation MSRRIGVLALQGDTREHVAALREAGAQVSTVRRRSELDTVDGLVIPGGESTAMSHLLRVFDLLDPLRERLAAGLPAYGSCAGMILLATEILDAGEPGREAVPLGGIDMTVRRNAFGRQVDSFEGDIDFEGLDGPAHAVFIRAPWVERVGPEVQVLAQAGEHIVAVRQGAVLATAFHPEMTGDRRVHKLFVDIVAGAV, from the coding sequence ATGAGCCGACGTATCGGTGTGCTGGCCCTGCAGGGCGACACTCGCGAGCATGTCGCTGCGCTACGCGAGGCCGGCGCACAGGTCTCGACGGTGCGCCGCCGGTCCGAACTCGACACAGTCGACGGTCTGGTGATCCCCGGTGGTGAATCGACGGCTATGAGCCACCTGCTGCGGGTTTTCGATCTGCTCGACCCGCTGCGCGAACGGTTGGCGGCTGGCCTGCCTGCTTACGGGTCATGCGCGGGAATGATCCTGTTGGCCACCGAGATCCTGGATGCGGGGGAGCCCGGGCGTGAAGCCGTCCCGCTCGGCGGTATCGATATGACCGTGCGGCGCAATGCTTTCGGTCGTCAGGTCGATTCCTTTGAAGGCGATATCGACTTCGAGGGCTTGGACGGTCCCGCCCATGCGGTGTTCATCCGCGCGCCGTGGGTGGAGCGGGTGGGTCCCGAGGTCCAGGTGCTCGCCCAGGCCGGCGAACATATCGTCGCGGTGCGTCAGGGCGCGGTGTTGGCAACGGCATTTCATCCAGAGATGACCGGAGACCGGCGGGTGCACAAGCTCTTCGTGGACATCGTCGCCGGCGCCGTCTGA
- a CDS encoding NUDIX hydrolase, with protein sequence MPAATAVLARDGQLGLEVLLLRRAATTSFAAGAWVFPGGRVEPGDVEDTENDNPDAFGLAAARRAAVRETAEEAGVFVDADDLQPIAHWTPGPEAPKRFSTWTLFGRVELSTQVQIDGGEIVDHRWIAPTRALDEHRCGAIAMMPPTWMTLHTLSKYGSYAAAAAGLAAAPVERFVSRVAVSGACRVILWDGDAGYHSGDGEASGARHRLYLDDGGWRYERT encoded by the coding sequence ATGCCCGCGGCAACAGCTGTTCTGGCGCGCGACGGGCAGTTGGGTCTTGAGGTCTTGTTGCTCAGGCGTGCCGCTACCACGTCGTTCGCCGCTGGTGCATGGGTGTTTCCCGGCGGCCGGGTGGAACCGGGTGATGTCGAGGACACGGAGAACGATAACCCCGACGCATTTGGTCTCGCGGCTGCGCGCCGGGCTGCCGTGCGGGAGACCGCTGAAGAAGCGGGCGTCTTCGTCGATGCTGACGATCTGCAACCTATTGCACACTGGACCCCGGGACCCGAAGCGCCCAAACGGTTTTCAACCTGGACCCTGTTTGGCCGCGTCGAGCTGTCCACCCAGGTGCAGATCGACGGCGGGGAGATCGTCGACCATCGGTGGATCGCACCGACACGGGCGCTCGACGAACACCGTTGCGGCGCGATCGCCATGATGCCACCCACCTGGATGACATTGCACACGTTGTCGAAGTACGGGAGTTACGCCGCGGCTGCCGCGGGCCTGGCTGCGGCGCCGGTGGAGAGATTTGTCAGCAGGGTCGCGGTAAGCGGCGCGTGCCGGGTGATTCTGTGGGACGGCGATGCCGGGTATCACTCCGGGGATGGCGAGGCGTCAGGTGCGCGCCACCGGCTGTATCTCGACGACGGTGGGTGGCGGTACGAGCGGACATGA
- a CDS encoding Zn-ribbon domain-containing OB-fold protein, which produces MPTQRDVTDVDDSELVLRFPGEAITHDNKAHYRGRLQHRLLINRCADCGTWHHPPKPLCPQCWSGNVEPTEVSGAGVIHLTVILHQGPPAEGVDYSTPYPVVAVDLDDAPGARFTAAVVGAQNCDVTIGRRVKLDWATRAGSPMPVFRIESEEKV; this is translated from the coding sequence ATGCCAACACAGCGGGATGTCACGGACGTCGATGATTCGGAGTTGGTGCTCCGTTTCCCCGGCGAAGCGATCACACACGACAACAAGGCCCACTATCGTGGCCGGCTGCAGCACCGCCTCCTGATCAATCGATGCGCCGATTGCGGGACGTGGCATCATCCGCCCAAGCCGCTATGTCCCCAATGCTGGTCTGGAAACGTCGAGCCGACTGAAGTCAGCGGCGCGGGCGTCATCCACCTCACGGTGATCCTCCATCAGGGACCGCCCGCGGAGGGGGTTGACTACTCGACCCCGTATCCGGTTGTTGCGGTGGATCTCGATGACGCGCCAGGGGCCCGTTTCACCGCTGCCGTGGTCGGCGCGCAGAACTGCGACGTCACCATCGGGCGCAGGGTGAAACTGGATTGGGCTACCCGCGCAGGAAGCCCGATGCCGGTATTTCGGATCGAGTCCGAGGAGAAGGTGTGA